A region from the Vicia villosa cultivar HV-30 ecotype Madison, WI linkage group LG3, Vvil1.0, whole genome shotgun sequence genome encodes:
- the LOC131659054 gene encoding uncharacterized mitochondrial protein AtMg00810-like translates to MQLHFHPSKCDPSLFTYLEGGHTVYILVYVDDIIITGSSSSLLQDIITKLNVAFSLKHLGDLDYFLGIQVTKVAPQALLLTQSKYVKDLLHRTNMLDCTPVTTPMQSTCKLTKVGSPPLSDPYMYRSVVGALQYATLTRPDIAYAVNKVCQFMALPLEAHWVAVKRILRYLKGTISHGLHLSALPLSTAPSIKLFCDADWASDPDDRRSTSGAAIYFGPNLVSWWSKKQHVVARSSTESEFRSMAHAAADVLWIQTLLKELFINCQTPQILCDNQSAVLLAHNPVMHTKTKHMEIDLFFVREKVLTKQLQVLHIPGTDQWADVLTKPLASTAFLSLRHKLRVVTSP, encoded by the coding sequence ATGCAGCTTCATTTCCACCCTAGCAAATGTGATCCCTCTCTTTTCACTTACCTTGAAGGTGGTCATACTGTTTATATCttggtttatgttgatgatattatcatcACAGGCAGCTCTAGTTCACTACTGCAGGATATTATTACCAAGCTTAATGTTGCCTTTTCACTAAAACACTTGGGTGATTTGGATTATTTCCTTGGTATTCAAGTTACTAAGGTTGCTCCTCAGGCTCTGCTGCTTACTCAGTCCAAGTATGTCAAAGACCTCCTGCATAGAACAAATATGCTGGACTGCACACCTGTCACTACACCTATGCAGTCTACATGCAAGCTCACCAAGGTTGGATCTCCTCCTCTCAGTGATCCTTACATGTATAGGTCAGTGGTTGGAGCCCTTCAGTATGCTACTCTGACTAGGCCAGACATTGCCTATGCTGTTAACAAAGTTTGTCAGTTTATGGCTCTGCCTCTTGAGGCACATTGGGTAGCTGTCAAAAGGATCTTGAGGTACCTAAAGGGCACAATTTCTCATGGGCTGCACCTGTCTGCCTTACCTCTATCCACTGCTCCTTCCATTAAACttttctgtgatgctgactgggcATCTGACCCAGATGATAGGAGAAGTACATCAGGGGCTGCTATCTACTTTGGGCCAAACTTAGTATCCTGGTGGTCTAAAAAGCAGCATGTGGTGGCTAGGTCAAGCACtgaatctgagttcagaagcatgGCTCATGCTGCAGCTGATGTCTTGTGGATCCAAACTCTCCTTAAAGAGTTATTCATTAACTGCCAAACTCCTCAAATTTTGTGTGACAACCAGTCTGCAGTATTACTCGCGCATAATCCTGTTATGCACACCAAGACCAAGCATATGGAGATTGATCTCTTCTTTGTGAGGGAGAAGGTTCTCACCAAACAACTGCAAGTTCTCCATATTCCTGGGACTGATCAATGGGCAGATGTGCTTACTAAACCCCTGGCTTCTACTGCTTTTCTGTCTCTCAGGCACAAACTCAGGGTTGTAACCTCCCCATGA
- the LOC131662457 gene encoding molybdopterin synthase catalytic subunit-like codes for MATEENKDLIEILENLKLIDVAKYMNFVSAPQAGAIATFSGTTRDTFDGKAVLELIYEAYIPMAIRCIKSVCSSARESWNLHSIAVAHRLGTVPVGETSIFIAVSSVHRADALEACRYLIDEVKATVPIWKKEVYSNGEIWKENTEFLERRSELGKKDVAVACSGKKLEIKEHSKKLCCGNKVRIDEGSQD; via the coding sequence ATGGCTACTGAAGAAAATAAGGATCTTATTGAAATCTtggaaaatttgaaattaattGATGTGGCTAAATATATGAACTTTGTGAGTGCCCCACAAGCTGGTGCTATAGCTACATTTTCAGGCACAACTCGTGACACTTTTGACGGAAAAGCAGTCTTGGAGTTGATATATGAAGCTTACATTCCAATGGCTATACGTTGTATTAAGTCTGTCTGTTCGTCCGCCCGAGAGTCCTGGAATCTACATTCCATTGCTGTTGCTCATCGGCTAGGCACAGTACCTGTTGGAGAAACGAGTATCTTCATCGCAGTGTCGTCTGTTCACAGGGCTGATGCACTCGAGGCATGTAGATATTTGATAGATGAGGTAAAAGCAACCGTTCCTATTTGGAAAAAGGAGGTTTATTCAAATGGAGAGATATGGAAAGAGAACACTGAATTCTTGGAGAGGAGGTCCGAGCTTGGTAAAAAGGATGTAGCTGTGGCTTGCTCGGGGAAAAAGTTAGAAATTAAGGAGCATAGCAAAAAGCTTTGCTGTGGGAATAAGGTTCGGATTGACGAAGGTAGCCAAGATTAA